In one window of Paenarthrobacter nicotinovorans DNA:
- a CDS encoding serine hydrolase domain-containing protein: protein MVQTGPAAKWARKQVELGRVPVAVLGIASSQGIEDIVAFGTDGGRQATAEDHFALFSVTKPVTALTVMRQVELGKLSLGNTLGDVLPDFGAGRTDTVTLEHLLSHRSGIADPALDGGAPLREDLTSAEQAFYAGSLVQYCNIAFEGAAAMAEWADGRPFEEQLLSLAGDTGAGGLTFGTDCNPHRIHGTEAAGLNVDAMYRKRHPGAGLFGTAADLLNLGSELLGQTGKAVRPATLTAMRRPRTTEVSHITTRPEPLRHTGLGFQLPANESELLAQGIYGHPGWAGTEWWMLPEQDRCVVFLTNVLDTPDLGVDTTELFNAVAVS, encoded by the coding sequence ATGGTGCAGACAGGACCCGCGGCAAAATGGGCCCGCAAACAGGTTGAGCTCGGGCGCGTGCCCGTTGCCGTGCTGGGGATCGCCTCCAGCCAGGGCATCGAGGACATTGTGGCGTTCGGGACCGACGGCGGAAGGCAGGCAACAGCCGAGGACCACTTTGCGCTGTTCTCGGTGACAAAGCCGGTCACTGCCCTGACCGTCATGCGGCAGGTCGAGCTCGGGAAGTTGTCACTGGGCAACACACTGGGTGACGTCCTCCCGGACTTCGGCGCGGGCCGCACGGACACCGTAACGCTGGAGCACCTTCTCAGCCACCGCTCCGGGATTGCTGATCCGGCGCTCGACGGCGGCGCTCCTCTCCGCGAGGACCTCACCTCCGCCGAACAGGCCTTCTATGCGGGTTCCCTTGTCCAGTATTGCAATATCGCTTTCGAAGGTGCTGCAGCGATGGCCGAGTGGGCTGACGGGCGCCCGTTCGAGGAGCAACTCCTGTCCCTGGCCGGTGACACAGGTGCCGGCGGCCTGACGTTCGGCACCGACTGCAACCCGCACAGAATCCACGGCACCGAGGCTGCGGGTTTGAACGTGGATGCCATGTATCGGAAGAGGCATCCGGGTGCGGGGCTGTTCGGTACGGCAGCGGACCTGCTCAACCTGGGTTCCGAGCTTCTGGGGCAGACCGGGAAGGCCGTTCGCCCCGCCACGCTGACTGCGATGCGCCGTCCGCGGACCACTGAGGTTTCCCACATCACCACCCGGCCCGAGCCCCTCCGCCACACCGGGCTGGGATTCCAGCTGCCCGCCAACGAGTCTGAGCTGCTGGCACAGGGAATCTACGGCCATCCCGGGTGGGCCGGGACGGAGTGGTGGATGCTCCCCGAACAGGACCGCTGCGTCGTGTTTCTGACCAACGTGCTGGACACCCCGGATCTCGGCGTGGACACCACCGAGCTTTTCAACGCGGTAGCGGTTTCCTAG
- a CDS encoding RNA polymerase sigma factor, with amino-acid sequence MLSERELAFIAIHKDSYPSVFRFVRRRVESAEMAEEIAADVFRVVWQKWSDDARPELGYLLAIARNLVGNAYRSRDRQQALQEKLRTTAVERFGDDSGNVAVQDAMDRLRVQDREILQLAYWDGLGTTDIAGVLQCSESAAKVRLHRARTAFRKQLPAGAETTTQKMGV; translated from the coding sequence GTGCTTTCCGAGCGCGAATTGGCGTTCATCGCCATTCACAAAGACAGCTATCCATCCGTCTTCAGGTTCGTGCGCCGACGCGTCGAATCGGCGGAGATGGCTGAAGAGATCGCCGCGGACGTTTTCCGGGTCGTATGGCAAAAATGGTCGGATGATGCCCGGCCGGAACTCGGTTACTTGCTCGCCATAGCGCGCAACCTTGTGGGTAATGCCTACCGCAGCCGCGACCGGCAGCAGGCTCTGCAGGAAAAGCTGCGCACGACGGCGGTGGAACGTTTCGGGGATGACTCCGGGAACGTCGCGGTACAGGATGCGATGGACCGCTTGCGGGTGCAGGACCGCGAAATTCTGCAGCTGGCCTACTGGGACGGACTGGGTACCACTGACATCGCCGGAGTGCTGCAGTGCAGTGAATCAGCAGCCAAGGTCCGTCTGCACCGGGCCCGGACCGCGTTCCGGAAACAGCTGCCCGCCGGCGCCGAAACGACTACACAAAAGATGGGGGTCTGA
- a CDS encoding GNAT family N-acetyltransferase, translating into MDEQLRSVAAFLPPDAPEPGPDMQIEVLELLGSRATALIDLSLPQPKGPAWTLATVGVDPAHQGKGLGTAVASEGLTRIDREAGAVVLETSDERNVRLYGRLGFLVTDTTVIPGGPTVHSMRRAPRPAAGSPERRLLSPPLG; encoded by the coding sequence GTGGATGAACAACTGCGCTCCGTCGCTGCATTCCTTCCTCCTGATGCGCCCGAGCCTGGTCCCGATATGCAGATCGAAGTTCTGGAACTGCTGGGTTCTCGAGCGACCGCGTTGATTGATCTGAGCTTGCCCCAGCCAAAGGGGCCGGCGTGGACCTTGGCCACCGTGGGCGTAGACCCGGCACATCAAGGCAAAGGGCTGGGTACGGCCGTGGCCTCGGAGGGTCTCACGCGAATAGATCGAGAGGCAGGTGCCGTGGTGCTTGAAACCTCGGACGAGCGTAACGTGCGCCTTTACGGACGCCTTGGTTTCCTTGTCACGGACACCACGGTGATTCCGGGTGGGCCCACTGTCCATTCAATGCGCCGGGCACCCCGCCCGGCAGCTGGCAGCCCGGAGCGACGTCTGCTGTCCCCTCCTTTGGGTTAG
- a CDS encoding alpha-amylase family glycosyl hydrolase has protein sequence MTTAVLTASAVLPAGAAPGVSAKNPDPTAQHSIRGGVSNQNFYFVMADRFKNGTAGNDDGGLGSDPMVSGFDPTRKGFYNGGDLKGLQDQLDYIQGLGTNALWLTPSFKNKAVQGDGTPANSSAGYHGYWVTDFTQIDPHLGTNAELKTLIDAAHARGMKVYFDIITNHTADVIQYQETSSAPYISKETEPYRAATGEVFDDREYAGTQDFPALDAATSFPYTPVVPAAEKDVKVPSWLNDPTLYHNRGNTNFAGEDSLYGDFFGLDDLFTENPKVVNGMMDVYKTWIRDFGVDGFRIDTMKHVNDEFWQQFGPQVLSYAKEQGKDEFFMFGEVFDTSKTVTSKFTTKNKMQAVLDFGFQGAARSFASQGSKATGLADFFNGDDWYTDADSNVYQLPTFLGNHDMGRIGTFIAQDNPGASDAELLERDELAHELMYFSRGNPVIYYGDEQGFTGAGGDQDSRQTMFASKVQEYLDDDLLGTNATHATDNFNTGHPLYKKISELAALAADHPTLRTGAQQDRYAADGAGIYAFSRIDAKEQREYIVAVNNSETAQTAAIPTYEAKQPFKLVYGEAAKNAKSGQDAKLAVTVPPLSAVVYEAAGRLAKSKAAPAVVLKKPVTAAGDATRQKVTADVDGNSFYEVTFQARTAGGNWASIGTDDNAPYQVFHDVSSLESGTSVEYRAVVLDNRGQTSASEPRSGVVGEPTQPETVTVAGSLNTELGCTEDWQPSCGQGLMSYEPTHRLWQLNVPNLPAGTYEFKAALNGTWDENYGAGGELNGPNVVFTHPGGAVTFLYDHSTNVISAVSAGPQPAAVSVPGSLNSELGCSGDWMPDCAQAQLQLDPSDGIWKLSVPNLAAGSYEFKAAINGSWAENYGLGGAPNGSNIALKHDGGPVTFRYDPAGHLVTVR, from the coding sequence ATGACGACGGCCGTCCTCACCGCATCGGCGGTACTCCCGGCAGGCGCCGCGCCCGGCGTCTCCGCGAAGAACCCTGACCCCACGGCCCAACACTCCATTCGGGGCGGTGTCAGCAACCAGAACTTCTACTTCGTCATGGCCGACCGCTTCAAGAACGGAACCGCCGGCAATGACGACGGGGGCCTGGGGTCCGATCCCATGGTGTCCGGCTTCGATCCCACCCGCAAAGGCTTCTACAACGGGGGCGATCTGAAGGGCCTGCAGGACCAGCTGGACTACATCCAGGGCTTGGGCACCAACGCCCTCTGGCTCACTCCCAGTTTCAAGAACAAGGCCGTACAAGGTGACGGAACGCCGGCGAACAGCTCCGCCGGATATCACGGGTATTGGGTCACCGACTTCACCCAGATCGACCCCCACCTGGGCACCAACGCCGAGCTCAAGACGCTCATAGATGCCGCCCACGCCCGCGGCATGAAGGTGTACTTCGACATTATCACCAACCACACGGCCGATGTGATCCAGTACCAGGAGACGTCCTCGGCTCCGTACATTTCCAAGGAAACCGAGCCCTACCGCGCCGCCACGGGCGAGGTCTTCGATGACCGCGAGTACGCCGGGACGCAGGACTTCCCTGCCCTGGACGCGGCAACGTCGTTCCCCTATACGCCCGTAGTCCCCGCGGCTGAGAAGGACGTCAAGGTTCCTTCCTGGCTGAACGACCCCACGCTCTACCACAACCGCGGCAACACCAACTTTGCCGGCGAAGACTCCCTGTACGGCGACTTCTTCGGGCTGGATGACCTTTTCACCGAGAACCCCAAGGTGGTCAACGGGATGATGGACGTCTACAAAACGTGGATCAGGGACTTCGGAGTGGACGGCTTCCGCATTGACACCATGAAACACGTCAATGACGAGTTTTGGCAGCAGTTCGGCCCACAAGTGCTCAGCTATGCCAAGGAGCAGGGCAAGGACGAGTTCTTCATGTTCGGGGAGGTCTTCGATACCTCCAAGACCGTCACGTCCAAGTTCACCACCAAGAACAAGATGCAAGCCGTCCTGGACTTCGGCTTCCAAGGTGCAGCCCGCAGCTTCGCATCACAAGGCAGCAAGGCCACCGGCCTGGCAGACTTCTTCAACGGTGATGACTGGTACACGGATGCCGATTCCAACGTCTACCAACTGCCCACATTCCTGGGTAACCATGACATGGGCCGCATCGGCACCTTTATCGCCCAGGACAACCCGGGAGCATCCGACGCGGAACTGTTGGAGCGCGACGAGCTGGCCCATGAGCTGATGTACTTCTCGCGCGGCAACCCGGTGATCTATTACGGCGATGAGCAGGGCTTCACCGGCGCCGGCGGGGACCAGGACTCGAGGCAGACCATGTTCGCCAGCAAGGTCCAGGAGTATTTGGATGATGACCTTTTGGGAACCAACGCCACGCATGCCACGGACAACTTCAACACCGGGCACCCGCTGTACAAAAAGATCAGCGAGCTCGCGGCCCTCGCAGCGGACCACCCCACGCTCCGTACCGGTGCCCAGCAAGACCGCTACGCCGCTGATGGGGCCGGGATCTACGCCTTCTCACGCATCGACGCCAAGGAACAGCGTGAATACATCGTGGCTGTGAACAACAGCGAGACCGCACAGACCGCGGCGATCCCAACGTACGAAGCGAAACAGCCGTTCAAGCTGGTTTACGGTGAGGCCGCCAAGAACGCCAAGTCCGGTCAGGATGCGAAGCTGGCTGTCACCGTCCCGCCGCTTTCCGCAGTGGTTTATGAAGCAGCGGGGCGACTCGCCAAATCGAAGGCCGCACCCGCCGTCGTACTCAAGAAGCCGGTCACGGCGGCTGGGGACGCCACCCGCCAGAAGGTGACGGCCGACGTCGACGGTAACTCGTTCTATGAGGTCACCTTCCAGGCGCGTACTGCAGGTGGCAACTGGGCGTCGATCGGCACGGACGACAACGCGCCGTATCAGGTGTTCCACGACGTCTCGTCGCTGGAGTCCGGCACGTCCGTGGAGTACCGCGCTGTGGTGCTGGACAACCGCGGGCAGACGTCCGCCAGTGAGCCCCGCAGCGGTGTGGTGGGAGAACCGACACAGCCCGAGACCGTCACGGTGGCCGGCAGCCTCAACACCGAACTGGGTTGCACCGAAGACTGGCAGCCGTCCTGCGGGCAGGGGCTCATGAGCTACGAGCCGACGCACCGACTGTGGCAGCTGAATGTCCCCAACCTGCCCGCGGGCACGTATGAATTCAAGGCCGCACTCAACGGCACGTGGGACGAAAACTACGGCGCGGGTGGCGAGTTGAATGGCCCCAACGTCGTGTTCACGCACCCCGGCGGCGCCGTCACGTTCCTTTACGACCACTCCACCAACGTGATCAGCGCGGTCTCCGCGGGCCCGCAGCCGGCGGCCGTTTCGGTACCCGGCAGCCTGAATTCCGAGCTTGGCTGCTCGGGCGACTGGATGCCGGACTGCGCCCAGGCGCAGCTGCAGCTGGACCCGTCGGATGGGATCTGGAAGCTGTCAGTGCCCAACCTGGCCGCCGGCAGTTACGAGTTCAAGGCCGCCATCAATGGCTCCTGGGCTGAGAACTACGGTCTCGGCGGCGCCCCGAACGGCAGCAATATCGCCTTGAAGCACGACGGCGGCCCGGTCACCTTCCGGTACGACCCCGCCGGACATCTGGTCACCGTCCGCTAA
- a CDS encoding lactonase family protein — MTTHESLLWVGSYTADRNGHGKGITALSADSEGGLTAIGLAVEANSPSFLALHPTLPVVYAVAEEGKTVRAYRRSGDTALEAFGDPWPAGDATCHVAADPQGRFIVATCWGDGQVILYQLDDDGAITSRRSAAAAVDPHSAAAPRGERPSRAHSSLMLPDGRVMTTDLGHDLVRVWRYVPGEGLQPDHQVVLPMGSGPRHVARHRSGTVFVDTEYSVEVAAVRMEPDGTYELASVVPASATGAKDGDAGAEIALSPDGRFAYVGVRGTNRICVLEVSGEGTGVEPRGEVLCGGEWPRHHLVREGWLYVANEGSDDVVSFRLDPETGLPDGPVGRAEIGSPSMLLVAG, encoded by the coding sequence ATGACAACGCACGAATCATTGCTCTGGGTTGGCTCCTACACGGCCGACAGGAACGGCCACGGCAAGGGCATCACGGCGCTCTCGGCGGACAGTGAAGGTGGGCTGACGGCCATTGGCTTGGCCGTCGAAGCCAATTCGCCGTCCTTCCTGGCGCTGCACCCGACGCTTCCCGTGGTTTACGCCGTAGCGGAGGAAGGCAAGACGGTGCGGGCTTATCGCCGGAGTGGCGACACTGCGTTGGAGGCTTTCGGCGATCCTTGGCCCGCGGGCGATGCCACGTGCCACGTCGCTGCGGATCCGCAGGGCCGCTTCATCGTGGCCACCTGTTGGGGCGACGGTCAGGTCATCCTCTACCAACTGGACGACGACGGCGCCATCACCTCGCGCAGGAGCGCGGCGGCCGCCGTCGATCCCCACTCGGCCGCAGCCCCCAGAGGTGAGCGGCCAAGCCGCGCGCATTCGAGCTTGATGCTTCCTGACGGCCGGGTCATGACCACGGATTTGGGGCATGACTTGGTCCGTGTGTGGAGGTACGTGCCGGGTGAAGGCCTGCAGCCCGACCACCAGGTGGTCCTGCCTATGGGTTCGGGTCCCCGGCACGTGGCCCGCCACCGGAGCGGGACGGTCTTTGTCGACACGGAGTATTCGGTGGAGGTGGCAGCGGTCCGGATGGAACCGGACGGCACTTACGAGCTCGCATCCGTGGTCCCGGCAAGCGCCACGGGAGCCAAGGACGGCGATGCCGGTGCAGAGATCGCTCTCTCCCCGGATGGACGCTTCGCCTATGTGGGCGTGCGGGGTACCAACCGCATCTGCGTCCTGGAGGTCTCGGGCGAAGGCACCGGGGTTGAGCCGCGCGGAGAGGTACTGTGCGGCGGCGAGTGGCCCCGCCATCATCTGGTTCGCGAAGGCTGGCTGTACGTAGCGAACGAAGGTTCGGACGACGTCGTCAGTTTCAGGCTTGACCCGGAAACCGGGCTGCCGGACGGCCCTGTGGGGCGTGCGGAGATTGGTTCACCCAGCATGTTGCTCGTCGCGGGCTAA
- a CDS encoding aldo/keto reductase, giving the protein MTRAPLIELNDGHKIPQLGLGTWPLNDAQVADAVVEAVSHGYRHIDTAVKYGNEKGVGNGIRTSGVDRGELFITTKLDGEYQGSGRAVAGLEGSLERLGLDYVDLLLIHWPLPRRDEFVSTWRTFEELQASGKARSIGVSNFKPAHLDRLFRETDVVPAVNQIQLSPSVPRSAARAFNERNGIVTESYSPLGASSDLLNAPVLATVGEKYGKTPGQVVLRWHVQQGLVAIPKTANPQRMKENLDVFDFELDQDDLTTLQTLDGGPDAGVDSDVQGH; this is encoded by the coding sequence ATGACACGTGCACCGCTTATCGAACTCAACGACGGCCACAAGATCCCGCAACTGGGCCTCGGCACTTGGCCCTTGAATGACGCCCAGGTTGCCGATGCCGTGGTGGAGGCGGTGAGCCACGGCTACCGGCACATCGATACCGCGGTGAAGTACGGGAACGAGAAGGGCGTGGGCAACGGTATCCGCACATCCGGGGTGGACCGTGGGGAACTGTTCATCACCACCAAGCTCGACGGCGAGTACCAGGGTTCCGGGAGGGCTGTTGCCGGCTTGGAGGGTTCACTGGAACGTCTGGGATTGGACTACGTGGACCTGCTGCTGATTCACTGGCCGCTCCCCCGGCGCGACGAGTTCGTCTCAACCTGGAGAACCTTTGAGGAACTTCAAGCGTCGGGGAAAGCGCGCTCCATCGGAGTTTCCAACTTCAAGCCGGCGCACCTCGACCGCCTGTTCCGGGAAACGGACGTGGTTCCGGCCGTGAACCAGATCCAGCTGAGTCCTTCCGTCCCGAGGTCGGCTGCCCGGGCCTTCAACGAACGCAACGGAATCGTCACAGAGTCCTACAGCCCGCTGGGTGCCAGCAGCGACCTTTTGAATGCCCCGGTCCTGGCGACGGTTGGTGAAAAGTATGGAAAGACGCCGGGACAGGTTGTGCTCCGCTGGCACGTCCAGCAGGGCCTGGTTGCCATACCCAAAACCGCCAACCCCCAGCGCATGAAAGAGAACCTGGACGTTTTCGACTTCGAGCTGGACCAGGACGACCTCACCACGCTTCAGACTCTCGACGGCGGACCAGACGCCGGCGTCGACTCGGACGTGCAGGGGCATTGA
- a CDS encoding NAD-dependent epimerase/dehydratase family protein, whose translation MSSLLPDSLGAAADTVSPRNILFIGGTGVISASAAERAVALGHRLTILNRGRSAGRPVPDGAEVLHADVRDPQAVREVLQGREFDAVADFISFTPDQARAGLEMFRGRTGQYVFISSASAYQKPPTTLPIRESTPLKNPFWKYSQDKIACEELLFEAYRDQDFPLTVVRPSHTYDRTKIALVGGWTDIHRMRAGMPVMVHGDGTSLWTLTHSRDFAKAFVGLLGRPQAVGESYTITSDEFLPWNQIYRLFARAAGVEEPELFHVSSETIAAHSAELGPNLLGDRSHSVVFDNSKIKALVPDYRATIPFADGAREIVAWHDAHPELQVVSEDYMELSDKLHDWSRR comes from the coding sequence GTGAGCAGCCTCCTTCCGGACAGCCTCGGAGCGGCGGCGGACACGGTCTCGCCGCGGAACATCCTGTTCATCGGCGGGACCGGGGTCATTAGTGCGTCGGCGGCTGAACGCGCCGTCGCGCTGGGCCACCGGCTGACCATCCTTAACCGGGGACGGTCGGCCGGTCGGCCGGTCCCCGATGGGGCGGAGGTGCTGCACGCGGACGTCCGCGATCCGCAGGCTGTGCGTGAGGTACTTCAGGGAAGGGAGTTCGACGCCGTTGCGGACTTCATTTCCTTCACGCCGGATCAGGCGCGGGCCGGCTTGGAGATGTTCCGTGGCAGGACGGGTCAGTACGTCTTCATCAGTTCGGCGTCGGCGTACCAAAAGCCACCAACCACGCTGCCCATCCGGGAATCCACTCCGTTGAAGAATCCTTTCTGGAAGTACTCGCAGGACAAGATTGCCTGTGAGGAGCTGCTGTTCGAGGCGTACCGCGATCAGGACTTCCCTTTGACGGTGGTTCGCCCATCCCACACCTATGACCGAACGAAGATTGCCTTGGTGGGCGGCTGGACTGACATCCACCGGATGCGCGCCGGGATGCCGGTCATGGTGCATGGTGACGGAACCTCGCTCTGGACATTGACCCACAGCCGGGATTTTGCCAAGGCCTTCGTTGGCCTCCTGGGCAGGCCGCAGGCCGTTGGCGAAAGCTACACGATCACCTCGGATGAGTTCCTGCCGTGGAACCAGATTTACCGCTTGTTCGCGCGTGCTGCAGGGGTGGAGGAGCCGGAGTTGTTCCACGTTTCCTCGGAGACCATTGCAGCTCACAGTGCGGAGCTCGGTCCCAACTTGCTGGGCGACCGTTCGCACTCGGTGGTGTTCGACAATTCCAAGATCAAGGCGCTCGTTCCCGATTACCGGGCAACCATCCCGTTTGCGGACGGAGCCCGGGAGATCGTGGCGTGGCATGATGCCCACCCGGAACTGCAGGTGGTGAGTGAGGACTACATGGAGCTGAGCGACAAACTCCATGACTGGTCGCGTCGGTAG
- a CDS encoding aldo/keto reductase has protein sequence MQYTHLGRSGLKVSRLCLGTMNFGPQTDEETAHSIMDSALDSGINFFDTANVYGGVEHRGWTEEIIGRWFAKGGERRERTVLATKLYGTMTDRPNESKLSALNIRRALDASLKRLQTDYIDIYQFHHIDRDTPWDEIWQAIEVAVQQGKILYSGSSNFAGWHIAQAQEAARRRNYTGLVSEQSIYNLFKRELELEVIPAAQQYGLGLIPWSPLQGGLLGGVLKKEEQGVRRTEGRALETLKKHEDQIRQYEDFADELGHAPGDVALAWLLHQPAVTAPIVGPRTQEQLDAAIRALDVSLNEDALKRLDDIFPGHRPAPEDYAW, from the coding sequence ATGCAGTACACCCACCTGGGCCGTTCCGGCCTGAAAGTTTCACGCCTCTGCCTTGGAACCATGAACTTCGGCCCGCAGACGGACGAGGAAACAGCGCATTCCATCATGGACTCCGCGTTGGACTCCGGCATCAACTTCTTCGACACCGCCAATGTTTACGGTGGCGTGGAGCACCGGGGCTGGACCGAAGAAATCATCGGCCGCTGGTTCGCCAAGGGCGGCGAGCGCCGCGAAAGGACCGTGCTGGCCACCAAGCTGTACGGCACCATGACGGACCGCCCCAACGAGTCCAAGTTGTCCGCGCTTAACATACGGCGCGCACTTGATGCGAGCCTTAAGCGGCTGCAAACGGACTACATCGACATTTACCAGTTCCACCACATCGACCGGGATACGCCGTGGGATGAGATCTGGCAGGCGATTGAGGTTGCAGTCCAGCAGGGCAAGATCCTCTACTCGGGCAGCAGCAACTTTGCCGGCTGGCACATCGCCCAGGCACAGGAAGCAGCGCGCCGCCGGAACTACACCGGCTTGGTGAGCGAGCAGTCCATCTACAACCTTTTCAAGCGCGAATTGGAGCTTGAGGTCATCCCGGCCGCGCAGCAGTATGGCTTGGGCCTGATCCCGTGGTCGCCGTTGCAAGGAGGGCTGCTGGGCGGCGTGCTGAAGAAGGAAGAGCAAGGCGTCCGCCGCACTGAGGGCCGGGCACTTGAGACCCTGAAGAAGCATGAGGACCAGATCCGCCAGTACGAGGATTTCGCTGACGAACTCGGCCATGCACCCGGAGACGTCGCGCTGGCGTGGCTCCTCCACCAGCCTGCCGTGACTGCACCGATTGTTGGGCCGCGTACGCAGGAGCAATTGGACGCAGCCATCCGCGCGCTGGATGTCTCCCTGAACGAGGACGCCCTCAAGCGCCTCGATGACATCTTCCCGGGCCACCGCCCCGCCCCCGAAGACTACGCCTGGTGA
- a CDS encoding aldo/keto reductase — protein MPELTLNNGVTIPQLGFGVFQVPADETQKVVEDALETGYRHIDTAAAYRNEAGVGAAIKASGIPREELFITTKLRNGEQGEAYDAFQRSRDALGLEVVDLYLIHWPVPSQGLFTKAWKEMEKLYQDKQIRAIGISNFLADHVDTLLREAEVVPAVNQIELHPTFQQAELANKCRDLGIAVEAYSPLGQGKDLNAEQVALVAAAHGTTPAQVILAWHLAQGTIVIPKSADSSRMRENFGAADLSLTESELAAITALEAGARIGSDPAVAAFTQL, from the coding sequence ATGCCAGAGCTGACACTGAACAACGGCGTCACCATCCCCCAGCTGGGTTTTGGTGTTTTCCAAGTGCCTGCCGACGAAACGCAGAAGGTGGTGGAAGATGCCCTGGAAACCGGCTACCGCCACATCGATACCGCTGCCGCCTACCGGAACGAGGCAGGAGTCGGCGCCGCAATCAAAGCCTCGGGCATTCCCCGCGAAGAACTCTTCATCACCACCAAGCTCCGCAACGGCGAACAAGGCGAAGCCTATGACGCCTTCCAGCGAAGCAGGGACGCCTTGGGCCTGGAAGTCGTTGACCTCTACCTGATCCACTGGCCGGTCCCGTCACAGGGCCTCTTCACGAAGGCCTGGAAGGAAATGGAGAAGCTTTACCAGGACAAGCAGATCCGGGCCATCGGCATTTCCAACTTCCTGGCCGATCACGTGGACACGCTGCTCCGGGAAGCCGAGGTAGTGCCCGCCGTGAACCAGATCGAGCTCCACCCCACGTTCCAGCAGGCAGAACTGGCCAACAAGTGCCGTGACCTTGGCATTGCCGTTGAGGCATACAGCCCGTTGGGACAGGGAAAAGACCTGAACGCCGAGCAAGTGGCCCTTGTCGCGGCAGCACACGGCACTACCCCTGCACAGGTGATCCTCGCCTGGCACCTCGCGCAGGGAACCATCGTGATCCCGAAGTCCGCGGACTCGTCCCGGATGCGGGAGAACTTCGGTGCGGCGGATTTGAGCCTCACCGAATCCGAACTCGCCGCCATCACCGCTCTTGAAGCAGGCGCGCGGATCGGTTCCGATCCCGCCGTCGCCGCTTTCACCCAGCTCTAA
- a CDS encoding helix-turn-helix transcriptional regulator, which translates to MGQSAEFGKFLKIMRARLQPEDAGAQESSGSRRVPGLRREEVARLSGVSTDYYTRLEQGRNIHPSRAVLDAVARALRLDAGEQAHMMDLLEHCASSAGSPGPVQKVRPAVQQLLDAVGDVPAMVLGRRADVLACNRMAHLLFTDFSLLPAAERNLTRWLILDPAAGSLFRDWKTVAAEAVGALRMDVGRHPNDPETNQLVGELAVHSEHFRQWWAGHRVATRAAGTVRLHHPVVGDLELNFETLSLPDDPDQLLRIYSAKAGSPSSDALTLLNFGDVGTHAEAAVPEPAPARRDDS; encoded by the coding sequence ATGGGTCAAAGCGCCGAGTTCGGTAAGTTCCTCAAAATCATGCGTGCCCGTCTCCAGCCGGAGGACGCCGGCGCGCAGGAATCCAGCGGTTCCCGCAGGGTGCCCGGGCTTCGCCGCGAAGAGGTGGCGCGGCTCTCCGGAGTGAGCACGGACTATTACACCCGCCTGGAACAGGGCCGCAATATCCACCCGTCCAGGGCGGTCCTCGACGCAGTTGCCCGTGCGTTGCGGCTGGATGCAGGGGAGCAGGCACACATGATGGATCTGCTGGAGCATTGCGCCAGCTCCGCAGGCAGCCCCGGCCCCGTCCAAAAGGTACGTCCGGCTGTCCAACAGCTGCTCGATGCAGTGGGTGACGTCCCGGCCATGGTCCTTGGCAGGCGTGCAGATGTCCTGGCATGCAACCGGATGGCACACCTTTTGTTCACGGATTTCAGCCTGCTGCCGGCCGCTGAGCGCAACCTCACCCGTTGGCTCATCCTGGACCCTGCGGCCGGTTCTTTGTTCCGCGACTGGAAGACCGTTGCCGCTGAAGCCGTCGGTGCCTTGCGCATGGACGTGGGCCGGCACCCGAATGACCCCGAAACAAACCAGCTCGTGGGCGAACTGGCCGTCCACAGCGAACACTTTCGTCAGTGGTGGGCCGGGCACAGGGTCGCCACCCGCGCCGCAGGGACCGTCAGGTTGCACCACCCAGTGGTGGGGGACCTGGAACTGAACTTTGAGACGCTGAGTCTCCCGGACGACCCCGACCAGCTGCTGAGGATCTATTCCGCCAAAGCCGGGTCGCCGTCGTCGGACGCTCTGACACTGCTGAACTTTGGAGACGTGGGCACCCATGCCGAGGCCGCCGTGCCCGAACCCGCCCCTGCCCGCCGGGATGACAGTTGA
- a CDS encoding dodecin, producing the protein MAGHTYSVSEIVGTSTEGVDDAIKNGIATASQTLRNLDWFEVKEIRGHLEDGAVADWQVTIKLGFRLER; encoded by the coding sequence ATGGCTGGCCACACGTATAGCGTTTCCGAAATTGTAGGAACTTCCACCGAGGGCGTGGACGACGCCATCAAGAACGGCATCGCGACAGCGTCCCAAACGTTGCGGAACCTCGATTGGTTTGAGGTCAAGGAAATCCGCGGTCACCTCGAGGACGGCGCGGTTGCCGACTGGCAGGTCACTATTAAGCTCGGTTTCCGCCTGGAGCGCTGA